A genomic region of Glycine max cultivar Williams 82 chromosome 15, Glycine_max_v4.0, whole genome shotgun sequence contains the following coding sequences:
- the LOC100305356 gene encoding CC-NBS-LRR class disease resistance protein, whose product MAQAIVNFIVQSLGDLLIQEAVFLYGVEDKVLQLQTELRMMRSYLQDADRKQDGNERLRNWISEIREAAYDSDDVIESYALRGASRRNLTGVLSLIKRYALNINKFIETHKVGSHVDNVIARISSLTKSLETYGIRPEEGEASNSMHGKQRSLSSYSHVIEEDIIGVQDDVRILELCLVDPNKGYRVVAICGMGGLGKTTLAKKVYHSLDVKSNFESLAWAYVSQHCQARDVWEGILFQLISPSQEQRQEIANMRDEELARTLYQVQEEKSCLVVLDDIWSVDTWRKLSPAFPNGISPPVVGSKIVLTTRNIDVPLKMDPSCYLHEPKCLNEHDSWELFQKKAFPKIDDPDYIQKQNLGREMVGRCGGLPLAIIVLGGLLASKTKFYDWDTVYKNINSYLRRAEGQEQRLGEVLALSYYELPYQLKPCFLHLAHFPENLEIPTKKLIRIWVAEGIISLDHNEGEGEEALEDVAQRYLTELVERCMIQVVEKSSTGRIRTCQMHNLMRELCIDKAYQENFLVEINSWNVDETRGASRTRSMEKVRRIALYLDQDVDRFFPSHLKRHHHLRSLLCYHEKAVRLSEWGLMKSFFNKCRLLRVLNLEGIQCQGGKLPKEIGLLIHLRLLSLRNTKIDELPPSIGNLKCLMTLDLLTGNSTVLIPNVIGNMHRMRHLHLPESCGDSIERWQLDNLKNLQTLVNFPAEKCDVSDLMKLTNLRKLVIDDPKFGDIFKYPNVTFSHLESLFFVSSEDISIVHVALGCPNLYKLHIEGPIKIFPEPHQLSSKLVKLKFKGSGLLVDPMPTLEKLPNLRFLELQLDSFMGKKLFCSSNGFPQLKSLVIYDLPNLEEWKLGKGAMPSLRKLEIANCTKLERVPDGLRFVATLQDLEIRSMFAVFRTKLEKETGDVPNRKPKPVIVLQVSWQAPKWEFENSFNLLSVFAEKNLKTCCWRVLYISEYPASCSMVIYELTKLTNIKADIIDEL is encoded by the exons ATGGCTCAGGCTATAGTGAACTTCATAGTGCAAAGTCTTGGTGATTTGCTCATTCAAGAAGCAGTGTTCCTATATGGGGTGGAAGACAAAGTGTTGCAGCTGCAAactgaattgaggatgatgaggTCTTACTTGCAAGATGCAGATAGAAAGCAAGATGGTAATGAAAGGCTAAGGAATTGGATTTCAGAAATCAGAGAAGCTGCTTATGATTCTGATGATGTCATTGAGTCATATGCCCTCAGAGGAGCTTCAAGAAGAAATTTGACTGGTGTTTTGAGCCTCATcaaaaggtatgctttaaacaTCAACAAATTCATAGAAACCCACAAGGTGGGATCtcatgttgataatgtcatagCTAGGATTTCTAGCCTCACAAAGAGTTTGGAAACTTATGGCATAAGGCCTGAGGAAGGAGAAGCCTCAAATTCTATGCATGGGAAGCAAAGATCTTTGAGCTCCTACTCACATGTTATTGAAGAGGACATAATTGGTGTTCAAGATGATGTTAGGATTTTGGAGTTATGTTTGGTTGACCCCAACAAAGGCTATAGAGTAGTAGCCATTTGTGGAATGGGGGGTTTGGGGAAAACAACATTGGCAAAGAAGGTGTACCATAGTCTTGATGTGAAGAGCAATTTTGAGAGCTTGGCTTGGGCCTACGTATCACAGCATTGCCAAGCAAGGGATGTGTGGGAAGGAATTTTGTTTCAGCTTATCTCTCCTTCTCAAGAGCAAAGACAAGAAATTGCCAATATGAGAGATGAGGAGCTTGCAAGGACGCTTTACCAAGTTCAAGAGGAGAAGAGTTGCTTAGTGGTCCTTGATGATATTTGGAGTGTAGACACATGGAGGAAACTGAGTCCTGCTTTCCCTAATGGAATATCACCACCAGTAGTTGGTAGCAAAATAGTGTTGACTACTCGAAACATCGATGTTCCATTGAAGATGGATCCTAGTTGTTATCTTCACGAACCAAAATGTTTGAATGAACATGACAGCTGGGAGTTGTTCCAAAAGAAGGCATTTCCAAAAATTGATGATCCAG ACTACATACAGAAGCAGAACTTGGGAAGGGAAATGGTTGGAAGATGTGGAGGTTTACCATTGGCCATCATTGTGCTTGGAGGACTATTAGCATCAAAGACTAAATTCTATGATTGGGATACTGTGTATAAGAACATCAATTCATATTTGAGGAGAGCAGAAGGCCAAGAACAACGCTTAGGAGAGGTGTTGGCTTTGAGTTATTACGAATTACCATACCAGTTGAAGCCATGCTTCCTACACTTAGCCCATTTCCCAGAAAATTTAGAGATACCAACAAAGAAACTAATAAGAATATGGGTGGCAGAGGGAATTATATCATTGGATCACAATGAAGGAGAAGGTGAGGAGGCTCTTGAGGATGTGGCGCAACGTTACTTGACTGAGCTAGTGGAGAGGTGCATGATTCAGGTAGTTGAAAAGAGTTCAACAGGAAGAATTAGGACTTGCCAAATGCACAACCTAATGAGGGAACTGTGTATTGATAAGGCATATCAGGAAAACTTTCTTGTGGAGATCAATTCCTGGAATGTAGATGAAACTAGAGGGGCATCAAGAACAAGATCAATGGAAAAAGTTCGCAGGATCGCCTTGTATCTGGATCAAGATGTTGATAGGTTCTTCCCTTCACACTTGAAAAGACACCACCATTTAAGGTCTCTTCTTTGCTACCATGAAAAGGCAGTTAGGCTAAGTGAATGGGGGCTGATGAAgtctttttttaacaaatgtaGGTTACTTAGAGTGTTGAATTTGGAAGGAATACAGTGTCAGGGAGGGAAGTTGCCAAAAGAAATTGGTTTATTGATCCACTTAAGGCTTCTCAGTCTAAGAAATACAAAAATTGATGAGTTGCCCCCATCAATAGGCAATTTGAAGTGCTTGATGACTCTGGATCTTCTAACGGGGAACTCAACTGTACTTATACCAAATGTCATAGGCAACATGCACAGAATGAGACATTTGCATCTACCAGAATCATGTGGTGATAGCATTGAAAGATGGCAACTTGACAACCTAAAAAACTTGCAGACCTTGGTTAACTTCCCTGCTGAGAAGTGTGATGTAAGTGATCTCATGAAATTGACCAATTTGAGAAAGTTGGTGATAGATGATCCTAAATTTGGAGATATCTTTAAGTACCCTAATGTGACATTTAGCCACCTAGAGTCGTTGTTTTTTGTTAGTTCTGAGGATATATCAATTGTCCATGTTGCATTAGGATGTCCTAATCTTTACAAGCTGCACATAGAAGGGCCTATAAAGATTTTTCCTGAACCACACCAACTTTCTTCCAAGCTTGTGAAGCTAAAGTTTAAGGGTTCAGGACTTCTTGTAGATCCAATGCCAACACTAGAGAAGCTTCCCAATTTAAGGTTCCTTGAACTACAACTTGATTCATTCATGGGAAAGAAGCTATTTTGTTCCAGCAATGGTTTCCCTCAGCTCAAGTCTCTTGTTATCTATGACTTGCCAAACCTTGAAGAGTGGAAGTTGGGTAAGGGAGCCATGCCTAGTCTTAGGAAGCTTGAGATTGCAAATTGCACTAAGCTTGAGAGGGTTCCAGATGGGCTCAGGTTTGTGGCCACTCTTCAGGATTTGGAGATCAGATCAATGTTTGCAGTATTCAGAACTAAACTTGAAAAAG AAACTGGTGATGTTCCTAACAGAAAACCAAAACCAGTGATTGTTCTACAAGTGTCTTGGCAGGCTCCAAAATGGGAATTTGAAAATTCTTTCAATTTGTTATCAGTTTTTGCTGAGAAGAACTTAAAGACCTGCTGCTGGAGAGTTCTTTACATATCTGAGTACCCTGCAAGCTGCTCAATGGTGATCTATGAACTGACTAAGTTGACTAACATCAAAGCTGATATAATTGATGAACTATGA
- the LOC100305356 gene encoding CC-NBS-LRR class disease resistance protein isoform X1 codes for MAQAIVNFIVQSLGDLLIQEAVFLYGVEDKVLQLQTELRMMRSYLQDADRKQDGNERLRNWISEIREAAYDSDDVIESYALRGASRRNLTGVLSLIKRYALNINKFIETHKVGSHVDNVIARISSLTKSLETYGIRPEEGEASNSMHGKQRSLSSYSHVIEEDIIGVQDDVRILELCLVDPNKGYRVVAICGMGGLGKTTLAKKVYHSLDVKSNFESLAWAYVSQHCQARDVWEGILFQLISPSQEQRQEIANMRDEELARTLYQVQEEKSCLVVLDDIWSVDTWRKLSPAFPNGISPPVVGSKIVLTTRNIDVPLKMDPSCYLHEPKCLNEHDSWELFQKKAFPKIDDPDYIQKQNLGREMVGRCGGLPLAIIVLGGLLASKTKFYDWDTVYKNINSYLRRAEGQEQRLGEVLALSYYELPYQLKPCFLHLAHFPENLEIPTKKLIRIWVAEGIISLDHNEGEGEEALEDVAQRYLTELVERCMIQVVEKSSTGRIRTCQMHNLMRELCIDKAYQENFLVEINSWNVDETRGASRTRSMEKVRRIALYLDQDVDRFFPSHLKRHHHLRSLLCYHEKAVRLSEWGLMKSFFNKCRLLRVLNLEGIQCQGGKLPKEIGLLIHLRLLSLRNTKIDELPPSIGNLKCLMTLDLLTGNSTVLIPNVIGNMHRMRHLHLPESCGDSIERWQLDNLKNLQTLVNFPAEKCDVSDLMKLTNLRKLVIDDPKFGDIFKYPNVTFSHLESLFFVSSEDISIVHVALGCPNLYKLHIEGPIKIFPEPHQLSSKLVKLKFKGSGLLVDPMPTLEKLPNLRFLELQLDSFMGKKLFCSSNGFPQLKSLVIYDLPNLEEWKLGKGAMPSLRKLEIANCTKLERVPDGLRFVATLQDLEIRSMFAVFRTKLEKGGEDYYKIQHVPTVVFCYCDY; via the exons ATGGCTCAGGCTATAGTGAACTTCATAGTGCAAAGTCTTGGTGATTTGCTCATTCAAGAAGCAGTGTTCCTATATGGGGTGGAAGACAAAGTGTTGCAGCTGCAAactgaattgaggatgatgaggTCTTACTTGCAAGATGCAGATAGAAAGCAAGATGGTAATGAAAGGCTAAGGAATTGGATTTCAGAAATCAGAGAAGCTGCTTATGATTCTGATGATGTCATTGAGTCATATGCCCTCAGAGGAGCTTCAAGAAGAAATTTGACTGGTGTTTTGAGCCTCATcaaaaggtatgctttaaacaTCAACAAATTCATAGAAACCCACAAGGTGGGATCtcatgttgataatgtcatagCTAGGATTTCTAGCCTCACAAAGAGTTTGGAAACTTATGGCATAAGGCCTGAGGAAGGAGAAGCCTCAAATTCTATGCATGGGAAGCAAAGATCTTTGAGCTCCTACTCACATGTTATTGAAGAGGACATAATTGGTGTTCAAGATGATGTTAGGATTTTGGAGTTATGTTTGGTTGACCCCAACAAAGGCTATAGAGTAGTAGCCATTTGTGGAATGGGGGGTTTGGGGAAAACAACATTGGCAAAGAAGGTGTACCATAGTCTTGATGTGAAGAGCAATTTTGAGAGCTTGGCTTGGGCCTACGTATCACAGCATTGCCAAGCAAGGGATGTGTGGGAAGGAATTTTGTTTCAGCTTATCTCTCCTTCTCAAGAGCAAAGACAAGAAATTGCCAATATGAGAGATGAGGAGCTTGCAAGGACGCTTTACCAAGTTCAAGAGGAGAAGAGTTGCTTAGTGGTCCTTGATGATATTTGGAGTGTAGACACATGGAGGAAACTGAGTCCTGCTTTCCCTAATGGAATATCACCACCAGTAGTTGGTAGCAAAATAGTGTTGACTACTCGAAACATCGATGTTCCATTGAAGATGGATCCTAGTTGTTATCTTCACGAACCAAAATGTTTGAATGAACATGACAGCTGGGAGTTGTTCCAAAAGAAGGCATTTCCAAAAATTGATGATCCAG ACTACATACAGAAGCAGAACTTGGGAAGGGAAATGGTTGGAAGATGTGGAGGTTTACCATTGGCCATCATTGTGCTTGGAGGACTATTAGCATCAAAGACTAAATTCTATGATTGGGATACTGTGTATAAGAACATCAATTCATATTTGAGGAGAGCAGAAGGCCAAGAACAACGCTTAGGAGAGGTGTTGGCTTTGAGTTATTACGAATTACCATACCAGTTGAAGCCATGCTTCCTACACTTAGCCCATTTCCCAGAAAATTTAGAGATACCAACAAAGAAACTAATAAGAATATGGGTGGCAGAGGGAATTATATCATTGGATCACAATGAAGGAGAAGGTGAGGAGGCTCTTGAGGATGTGGCGCAACGTTACTTGACTGAGCTAGTGGAGAGGTGCATGATTCAGGTAGTTGAAAAGAGTTCAACAGGAAGAATTAGGACTTGCCAAATGCACAACCTAATGAGGGAACTGTGTATTGATAAGGCATATCAGGAAAACTTTCTTGTGGAGATCAATTCCTGGAATGTAGATGAAACTAGAGGGGCATCAAGAACAAGATCAATGGAAAAAGTTCGCAGGATCGCCTTGTATCTGGATCAAGATGTTGATAGGTTCTTCCCTTCACACTTGAAAAGACACCACCATTTAAGGTCTCTTCTTTGCTACCATGAAAAGGCAGTTAGGCTAAGTGAATGGGGGCTGATGAAgtctttttttaacaaatgtaGGTTACTTAGAGTGTTGAATTTGGAAGGAATACAGTGTCAGGGAGGGAAGTTGCCAAAAGAAATTGGTTTATTGATCCACTTAAGGCTTCTCAGTCTAAGAAATACAAAAATTGATGAGTTGCCCCCATCAATAGGCAATTTGAAGTGCTTGATGACTCTGGATCTTCTAACGGGGAACTCAACTGTACTTATACCAAATGTCATAGGCAACATGCACAGAATGAGACATTTGCATCTACCAGAATCATGTGGTGATAGCATTGAAAGATGGCAACTTGACAACCTAAAAAACTTGCAGACCTTGGTTAACTTCCCTGCTGAGAAGTGTGATGTAAGTGATCTCATGAAATTGACCAATTTGAGAAAGTTGGTGATAGATGATCCTAAATTTGGAGATATCTTTAAGTACCCTAATGTGACATTTAGCCACCTAGAGTCGTTGTTTTTTGTTAGTTCTGAGGATATATCAATTGTCCATGTTGCATTAGGATGTCCTAATCTTTACAAGCTGCACATAGAAGGGCCTATAAAGATTTTTCCTGAACCACACCAACTTTCTTCCAAGCTTGTGAAGCTAAAGTTTAAGGGTTCAGGACTTCTTGTAGATCCAATGCCAACACTAGAGAAGCTTCCCAATTTAAGGTTCCTTGAACTACAACTTGATTCATTCATGGGAAAGAAGCTATTTTGTTCCAGCAATGGTTTCCCTCAGCTCAAGTCTCTTGTTATCTATGACTTGCCAAACCTTGAAGAGTGGAAGTTGGGTAAGGGAGCCATGCCTAGTCTTAGGAAGCTTGAGATTGCAAATTGCACTAAGCTTGAGAGGGTTCCAGATGGGCTCAGGTTTGTGGCCACTCTTCAGGATTTGGAGATCAGATCAATGTTTGCAGTATTCAGAACTAAACTTGAAAAAGGTGGAGAGGATTATTACAAAATCCAACATGTGCCAACTGTGGTATTCTGTTATTGTGACTATTAG